agtgactcgagagatgaaatTGTTGCGcttttcaaggcctaaaagatagaaaaagcatggttgcgtacaatttgcaaagcttaaacaagcgaagaagttCTTCTCGACATTgggccttattcagatggctataacTCGCGTTCTATAGTAGATAATCAACTTATTCTACTGGTAGGTGAAAggttatcctcttagctttccaacaccgtgtagaacgcctgatttgaccaagtaacgaagaaatggcagctgttttaagatcggtgcgcgctgcagaattcgtgagaatgcattactgtacagcacccttggtcgatcgactggtcttagtggtcgatcgaccaccccacgactctGACACGCAAATTaaaattagaattccgaagcccacttgtaattaggttCAGGAATAAGTTACGGGACTTCTCTATAAAAACAAAACATCATTCATCAGTTTGGGGAGGTCTCTCTGGCATGAGAGAAGAACGGTAGATTAGTTTAGTTTTACATCGGATTtcaattagtttagttttatcaATAAAGTTATCTTTAGCGTTCGGATTCAGTTCCTACCTTTCTTATTTCGGTATTCTTCTTcctaattttagtttattttacttTAATTCCTTCATTAGTATGGAATTGGTAGTTAGTTCCTACAGCCCTAGTTTTAATTTATGCAATTCTATCATTTAATTACTTCAATTATGCACCCTTTTATCGTTATTATCAATCTCGTAGTTGTAGTTAgattaattatgcgtagctaattaccCTGTACTAAGGTGTGAGGGGATCTGCAgcgaagacgacgtagattagtaaacctgatgtctgacctagtcggtcgatcgactggacccgttggtcgatcgactggcttagctggtcgatcgactgacgcgcgatagattagcaccgtttcaatgttttaattgcaatatttgacaacgagaccgagaggagacttgttaaatactgaggaattgaccaacccacaaatcgagagatagggaagggaaatagactaaattgaaacgactaaattacgctaagatcgagagataagtaatttaggcattaggaatcacttttcagggcgagagctagtattaatgagtcctagggaccagtagcataggccgagaggcgCTATTTGTtaagttggaccgagaggacttcttatttgcccacctatcgtgatttatcagacttacttagatacaGTCATCGCAACTACAGTGAACCAaacgtcttagcattcttttaatTATAGTTAACAATCATCTTATTTATTTGCCTTATTTATTTGCATTTTAGTTATATTTATTTTTAATCGCATTTAGATACAGTTCAAAATCCAAAACCCCCAACTTCCTTAGACTAAAATTTAGATCAACTAtaaattccctacctccctgcggatcgacccgtgcgaccactatctatagtagtagtcggtattataaattttatttttgatactttaCGACGGTATCAATACCCATAACATACATTACTTACTTTCCCTCCTTTCATGTGCAAAACACAAACAAAATTAAATTTGAATccacaaaccctagaaattttggtCCATATAAATCCCCAtattggttcaatttttctactTCTAGCATCCATAATCAACAAATCAAAACAATTACTTCAtgttacaacaattataagcaagaataCATGTctataaatcgaattttcagaaaAACACCAACACTGTACATGTTTCTAATCGATTAAAAACATAGAAAAGGAtgaacattcttaccttgaaGGATTAGCAAGTGAAAAGGACGAATTAAACAAGAAGAATACCAAGGAAACAACACCAAATCACCAAGttctagagagaagaagagagattcaaaggaaattagggtttagatatgaaggaaaataagaagaagaaaaaaataggAAAATGGTATAAGAAACCCGTAAAAACCTGtgtactgttcacttactcgatcgagtaagtaaggcactcgatcgagtggcctctactcgatcgagttggagctactctaTCGAGTTTTCGCTAGCAGTTCCAACTTTTTCGGCCTTATAGCTCCTTAACTAGATCAaataaggtctactcggtcgagtaggcactTATACTCGGTCATGCAAGGTTACGTACAGGGTTAAAAGTTACTAGTTTAGCtaacgattcctgcaaaacaacaacttgtGTCGATTCCAAAGGATATTTGGAAATCATCACAGAttatttcattcattcacaaCACATTATTACTACTTAAATATAACtcaattatttcatccgaacaTTACACATATCATTCCATCCGGTAACAAATATTACGCAAAACGATTCACCATGCCATTAACTATTCGTACATGCAATCAACGCATTACTTCACTTCTAATTATGTACTTGCAATTTCAACTATCCAACTTATGTACACACTACTCTAAGCATCCATTTAACAATAAACCATCTTATATTACTCAAATCTGCTGAAATTTCAAATCATGCCACAACAATTCATCAACCAAATATTCGACTCGATTATGCCATATTACAGAGGTACTCAATAAATTCATACATTGCAATTCCAATTACTACTTGACCAACATTACAACTAGTACCAAACCTACAACTTACTATTATCATCATACACAAAGACTCACAATTCCTTTATAAGCTAGTACGCATACGAAGACTTAGAGCTCATTATTTTTATCACATCACCCAATACTGTCATGCAACTATAAGTAGTTTCACCATCTCTACTACATCCACACACACTTCCATTCAACCACAAACCTGCACAGTTCATCATCACAATTACATGCATTAAACACTACCAGAGAGTCCATCACAGTTATTTCTAACTTAACCATCATACACACTAAGCAAATAATTCCCGACTTGATATTCCATACCAGgtactggcttaagcataatggggccgtgattttgaaatgagggcgcctactcacccaaaatcaagcatcagctggggctcctaACACACATACACAAGGTTCagtttattagactcactacgttcattgggctcatttgttacaggttccaaaatcgtcgcttcgataccactttgtaacacccccatctaccaaggagccttatcaagaccttccctagcagataagggcattaccatctcggttgcccgaggacagtaataatcaaaaggtcgataaaagaacaattatattatgttataagtgatttaaaccaacagacggtataaaagatacaactcaaaactactatcaactatgtgaaactatctctgccataactcgtgatagactcgtccctctaAGCACCCAGCCATGATTCAAACATCAACCTACTAAGATTGACtactcaccataatggatcacggcagacacaaaacaatgagacaacacaacaaccacacaaggtcagcaactgaggtaacaatacaaaagcagacacaacacaagtacAACGTTACACACACAACCTCCTCCAATCAACCACacatctctgactgcccgaaggtccagtcctgccagtgtgggaccgcagccattcccacctaagccccgcttatctatccgagcgaaaacccatgttccttaatgtgcacatcccttctgtggcgggttccacagaaggcgaatcaagggcgtgaagccactcccacaagtgactccacttagccgaggacgcaccttgagaaccacagacaacaatcacatCCAGCtgtacaatcaacaatcaccaattactATCCCAATACAATGTTAATCAATCGACCACAACCAACCAGCCAACAAAGTCACTAAACcagccaaacaacaacaatagACTCTCTAGACAaacaacagtactgagtaggcgaacctacctttagcaaccgcagcgattccgcgtccgaACACAAGATAACAATCAACCATCAACACCACATATTGCAGCCATtacaaccatctattactactaacaTAGCCAAAATTGAAATCAAAGGAGACGATGaagatgatgacaacatacctataaaAAGCAATCCAGCGTCaagactgctacccgactcaagcatcccatccctatggtATAAGTATCCTCAAAGGCCTCAAGGAAAGGACTATAGTAGAGGAGAAGTGGAatgacgacatttaggtttaggaagaaaggtagggaaatgatttggggtttcacgatttacgatttataattccccgcagaaaggccgttactcgatcgagtaacgcacttactcgatcgagtgacctctactcgatcgagctcccaaactactagatcgagtaacaagCACACAAAGACTGACATCGTCACAAGTTATCGTTCATAAGTTTTTCGAAGGTCAAGGCAGGTGTCTAAGGTTAGTCAACgtcggtcaaagggtccctaaaaagACGGGTATTACATCCTCGGCCTCTCGCGTGGCCTCTTCTACTAGATGATTAGACCATAATACTTTCACAAATGCCGTCTCCCCGTCTTGTCTTCCTTATCTTCCGGTCTAAGATCTCTTTGGGCATTTCCACATTTGTTAAGGCATCATCCAACTCGATCATCTCCGCCTCAAGTACATGTGAAGGGTCACTTATGTATTTACGCAATTGAGACACATGAAAGATGTTGTGAACTCGGTCCAAGGCCGGGGGAAGTGCTAAACGGTAGGCCACTTCCCTGAATCTACTCAATATCTCATAGGgaccaatgaacttttggctcaacTTGCCTCTTTTCCCAAATCCAATTACCCCCTTCATGGGTGAAACCTTGAGTAGAACCTTATCTCCTACCGCAAATTCAATTTCATTTCTCCTCAAgtcagcataactcttttgcctatcttgtgcTGCCCTCATCTTCTCTAGAATTATATGGACTTGGTCAATCATATCATAGATCATTTGAGGCCCCAACAACATGGATTCGGTTCTATCATCCCAATATATCGGGcttggttcgtcggttttgttactcgtcgtcaaaagttacctagaccaaaacaatatttataacttcacaaactactctacttttagtaaagaggtaagtaaaggtcggatcccaagggacgggtattgatgtaggattttcgattgcaagtggttgtgtctaagggtgtcacaatttgggttgaggtaggagatcagctaaactaaataacaatgcaaacaaagtaatgaaagcaagcaagatgattaaaatgagatgtaaacaattgattaaaaggactagggtgtcatgggttcataggggattcatggaatttgatcatacaaacatgttctctactagatgcaagaaattattgttgtgatgggatcgagttagtgtatatcttacaatccctaggaaggtttgggtcccgtatccgaatcgattagattgtacaacatctacaagtcgacttaatcctccctatccaactatatgcatggtctaatgagactcgagttggtttatgtcttacaagtctcattgaaaaagtAAGTGAttggtaaaaaatacaaggattcataggctcgcatttcatcaaacataacacatgcataagttgaaatcacaacaagcaagcaaattaattatgaaaacatattagattaagcatgaatcaatcccatgttggtttcccctaattccccattaaccctagttaaggaaactactcactcattatcaagtttaacatgctaacaaggttgtcaatcatactagcaagacaaaacatgatgaacaaatgaagatgattaacaataattaaaaaggattaagagagaattatacctataaagatgattcctaataataaagcaaagaataatagaagtacttgatgattgatggaaggttgtcaatcctccaaataaacccaaataatcttctaattacccaaaataaatgatgaaaaatagagaaattaaggaatgattaagaaataagatttgtattaatgctaaattaaggattgattacaagattaagagagtattaagacttgattaagatTCTATTAAGATGatatgctaatctaggtagtacaaaagggtatttatactagagattaggtacaaagattaggtttactaagggcttaaatgactattaagacccttaagaaaagttgaggaagtgctcctctccaaggagatgctcatctccgttttggtggtcTTCAAATAATAtactcgtcccgagcgtcttgcTAAGGGACGGTTGGTTCTGGAGCAGGATCCGAGCAAATTGTGGGTCGGGACCCTCGGATCATggggcctcaagacgagcgtcttggccttgggacgctcggactgtagtagggcgacgctcgtcctgggcactgcgacgctcggattccttcacagcaccatctcttcttttctttcttcaacaatcctcggggatcttgttggagatgcaaggatcctttcatcattgcccaatctactttattatctacgtaggccttctagcattgtcttccttttgatgcttggtcattgaattcgatcaatttagctccattttgccatgaaaatgcaaggtttgcactcttttcctaccaagggatcaaaacctcaaagaatatgcaaaacgagaaactaaagatagtaaatgacacaattatgcactaaaaagcataggaacgaggctaattccgGGACTacatatgctcaaatatgagtcacatcagggcTCCAACACTTCCTTCCATACAAGGCTTCAAACGGTGTAATGCCAATGCTAGAATGgtagctattgttgtaagaaaattcaatTAAATGCAGCATATCTTCCCAAGAACCCTTAAATTCCAAGAcgcaagccctcaacatgtcttcCAACGTTTGGATGGTCCTCTCTATTTTTCCATCCGTTTTCGGGTGGAAAGTCGTACTTAtcttcaattgagtacccaaggaGCTTTGAAGCTCTTGCCAAAACCTTGAAATGAATCGTGAATCACGGTCTGACATGATATCTTTTGGGAATCCATGAAGCTTGACCACATACTTGCAATATGCATTAGCTAATTCCACCTTGCTCCAAGTGTCTTTCAATACAATGAAATGAACCGATTTGGTTAACCtatctacaatgacacaaatcATGTTTTTCCCCTTTTGAGTTCTTAGTAACCCCACTATGAAATCCATAtatatcgactcccacttccattccGGCATCTTGCCACAAATtctgccacttccctcttcacgtttgaccaccaaaaggtcttcttaaGATCCTTGTATAACTTATCACCACCTGAGCGCACCGAGTAAGGTTTGTTATGAGCtttattcattttctttttcttaAGATCTTCATCATTTGGTATGCATCATCTCCCTTTGAATATAAGGATTCCATCCCCATGCAACTCAAATCTTGAGGGTTCTCCCCTTTCTAGCACTCCGTTCGACTCTTGAATCTTCACATCACTTGCTTGCTTCTCCTGAATTTCATCATATAACTCGGGTTCTAAAGTTAAGTCCCTAATTGCCTCCCTTTTTCTTATCATGTGGATACCCATCTTCTTCACTTCCTCCTTTAGCCTTAGCATGGACAAGGCGGCACACAAGGAGTGCACCGACTGCCCACTCATGGCATTTGTCACCACGTTGGCTTTTTCTTCATGGACAatatctccatgtcataatctccAATGAGTTAAATCCATCTTCTTTGTCTcgtgttcaactccttttgggtaTAAATATATTTcactcttgtgatcggaaaacaccttaaagattgctccatacaagcagtgtctccaaatcttcaaggcAGAGACAACGactcccaactctagatcatatgttagatagttctcctcataggtcttcaattATCGCGATGCATAGGCAATGACTCTACCATTTGCATAAGTACATGTCCCAAACCATTTTTTGAAGCGTCAGTGTACACCTCAAAATTCCCACTCCCTTCCGGCAAGGCTAACACCGGGGTTGTGGTTAAGCGCTCCTTTAGGGTCAAGAAGGCCGTCTCACAACTCCCGTCCTATTTGAAACGATTTTCCTTTCTCATTAATGACGTCAAAGGTCTAGCGATCATGgagaagtctttcacgaaccgccgaTAATACCCGGCTAGACCTAGGAAGCTTCGGATTTCCGCTACATTCTTGGGTGCTACGCACTTGGAACACAGCCTCAATCTTTGTAGGATCCACGACAAATCCTTCCCttgatatcacatggcctaggaaagccaccttctccaaccaaaactcgcacttactAAACTTTGCATATAGTTGGTGCTCCCTTAAGGTTTGGAACACGGTTCTTAAGTGTTCTTCATCCTCCTCCTTGGTCTTAGAGTAGAGCAAAATATCGTCTATGAACACTACTATAATCTTGTCCAAATATGGGCTAAACACCCTATCCTAAAATCCATGAATACGGCCGGGCATTTGTCAACCCGATTGTCATCACTACAAACTCATAATGCCCATATCTTGATCTAAATGCGGTCTTTGGAATGTCCTAATCCTTAATCTTCAATTTATGATAGCCCGGCCTCAAATCAATCATTGAAAATATACCGACTCCACTAAGTTGGTCGAATAGATCGTcgatccttggtaaaggatacttgttcttgacggTGACGTTATTCTACTCCTTATAGTCGATGAATAACCTCAAagtcccatccttcttcttcacaaatagaaccGGTGCTTCCCATGGTGAAACACTAGGTCTAATTTTCCCCTTATCCGCCAATTCCCAAAGTTCCTTCTTCAATTCCTCTAACTCCTTTGGACCCATCCGGTACCGGGCCTTCGAGATTGGTCCCGCCCCTGGCTTCAAGTCTACCCCGAATTCTACTTCCCTTGGTGGAGGTAATCCGGGTAAATCctccggaaacacatcctcaaactctcttACTACGGGTATTTGTTGATCTTATGGTCTTTCCATACTAATATCCCACACATGACACAAAAGCATAGGACAACCCTTCTTCAAACACATCTCTAAGGTCATTACCGAAATGAGTTTCactttgggtttgaccaagtATCCCTTATACGATACCCTAGCACCTTTGGGTCCCTTCAAAGCTATTTTATTTTCATGACAATCTATATTAGCTTTATGTTTAATTAACTAATCCATTATTAGGATCACTTCAACTCCCTCCAAAGAAAATTCAAAAAGGTTTACCAGAAAGTTTGTTTCATATACTATAACCAACACCTCTTTATAAATTTTTGAACATATGATAGACTCTCCCAAAGGTAAGGACACAACATCATTGGCTAATTCTCCCTCCCCCAAACCTACGGTCGACACATGACTCTTTGACACAAACGAATGGGTGGCTcccgagtcaaataaaatgaaacaaggatgagaattaacaagaaatgtaccggagaCAACATGGGCATCCTCTTCGGCGCTCTTCTTttccatggcaaagagcttgccactagCCTTGGGTCACCTTGTACTGTGCTCGCCGATTGGGTTGACCTAGCCCCCGAAGCATTGTCTCCCGTAAAGCTCGTTGCCCTAGATGGTGCTCCCCGGTTGAAGTTTCCCCGGTTGTTTTCACCATTAAAAGTTGGGTTAACATTTCTCGGGTTGCTCCATGCCCCTGAATTCCGGTTACTCGTCCCACTTTGGTAAGGGGTGAAGTAGGCGTTTCCTTGCCCAAACCTCTGGTTGGGCCCCTTTTGAGTGCTAGTACACTCCATCCTCTTGTAGCCGAAGCCACCACAATTGTATCACCTTAATCCACCTCCTTCACTACCGGCTCTCCCTCCGTAGCTGCCCGTCCTTCTAAAGCTATTCCCTTGTGCTCCTCCCGAATAAGAATGAGCTTGATTAAAAGTCAGCTTCATTGATTGGTTCCCCCCTCCTTTAATTTCGGTCTTCCTCTTTTCTCTGAACCTTTCCTTGGCATCCTTAGTCATATTGAGAAGTCTTTTTGTATTTCTGGATCTAGGATACACCTCCTTCACACTAGACAACTCACCCGCTGGAAGTTTCTCCAAGATTTTCACGGTCAACCCTCCTTCAAACTTGAGAGCCAAATGAGATTGGCTAAGATGAAAGTCTTCCATGTAAGTGGCGAGTTCGTTGAAATGGATGTAGTAATCTTGCACCGTCATTACCTCGGTCATTACGAACCGGTCGAACTCCGCTCGGAGCTTGCATCTAACGTGCTCGGGGATGAACTCATTCCTCATTTCCATCTTAAAGTCGTCATATGGAATAGCAGCCTCACCCCTTTCATTGCAGTAGTCCCTCATAGCGTCTCTTTCCTTGTACCACCAATCTCCGGCTAGTCCTCCAAGATAGAAGGCGGCTTGCTCCACCTTAAGCTCATCGGGGCATCTTACCACCTCGAAGACATTCTCCATTTCCCTCATCCAATCCGTGAAGAGATTAGGCTCACCCACCCCAACGTACTTGGTGGGTTGGTGGCGTGAGATGGCGCTGCTGGCCGAAGCATCCATTGTCGCATCCCTCTCCCGAGTGACGCTCCGAAGAGCCGCGatgagaacttcattttgggcaATG
The Silene latifolia isolate original U9 population chromosome 11, ASM4854445v1, whole genome shotgun sequence genome window above contains:
- the LOC141614032 gene encoding uncharacterized protein LOC141614032, yielding MLLGPQMIYDMIDQVHIILEKMRAAQDRQKSYADLRRNEIEFAVGDKVLLKVSPMKGVIGFGKRGKLSQKFIGPYEILSRFREVAYRLALPPALDRVHNIFHVSQLRKYISDPSHVLEAEMIELDDALTNVEMPKEILDRKIRKTRRGDGICESIMV